Part of the Nicotiana sylvestris chromosome 2, ASM39365v2, whole genome shotgun sequence genome, AAAACTTGAAGGGGATATatttctcaagaagcctgcagAAAGGAGAAGAAATTTTTGAAGAATCTTTAATGAAACGACGATAAAAACTTGCATGGCCCAAGAAACTACAAATGCCTTTGACGGATGTCGGTGGGGGCAATTTTTCAATTGCCTCCACTCTTGCTTTGTCCACCCGCAAACCATTTTTGGACACCTTGTGCCCCAAGACTATACCTTCTCGTACCATGTAATGGTACTTTTCCTAATTTAGCACCAAGTTTGTCTCTTCACACATAGCAAGCACTTTATCAAGGTTCATTAAACAATTATCAAAAGAGCACCCAAATActgaaaaatcatccatgaacacttctaCAAATCATTCAACCGTGTCAGTAAAAATAGTTATCAtatacctttgaaaagtcgcaggtgcattacaAATACCAAAGAGCGTTATATTGAAAACATACGTGCCTTAGGGACACATAAAtatggtcttctcttggtcctctaggGCTATAGCAGTCTGATTATACCCCGAATAGCCATCTAGGAAATAGTAGTATTCCTTTCCAGCTAATCTATCAAACATTTGATCAATAAAGGGGATAGGAAAGTGGTCCTTTCGGGTGGCAttgttcaattttctataatctatgcaaattcTCCACCCAATGACAGATCTTGAGGGAATCAGGTCATAATTTTCATTAACTACTACGGTCATCCCCCTTTTCTTAGTCACCCATTGGATGGGGCTTACCCATTTGCTATTAGAGAGTTGAAATACAATACATGCATCAagccacttaatcacttctttttttaccacctctttcataatTGGATTTAGTCATCATTGTTGCTCTACATTTGGCTCGTGCCCATCCTCCATGGGGATTTTATGCTTGCAGAAGGCTGGACTAATGCCTCTAATGTCAAACATCGTCCACCCAATTGCTCGCTTACGCTCACGTAGCACTCTTAGCATCTTTTCTTCCTGCAATTTAGACAAGTCAGAGGAAACAATAACATATAAAAGTGTCAAAACCATCCAAATAAGCATATTGAAGGTGGGGGCAGGGTTTTAAGCTCCAATTGGAGCTTCTTCAATCAACGTCTTTGGAGGAGGCCCACTTGGCCTATTTAGGGGCTCAAAGGGTTTTAATCCCTGCATGTAAGCACATGATGCATCTAGATATGCATTatctcctcaacctcatcatCAATCTCTAAGCTATAAAACAACATGAGGGCTTCTTTTTAGAGAATCGTCTAGATATACACTCGTGTCAAAAAGTTGTTCATCCACCTCCACAACAAATATCATAAAGATCTCCTCATAATGGCGGGGAAGTTGGATCACCTTGTGAACCTTAAAGACAGCTTCCTCGTTGTCCACCCTCATAATCATGTTTCCCTCTCACTTTAATAATTGCATCACATGTAGCCAAGAGAGGTtgtcccaatatgattggaacttgtTCATCAGCCTTATAATCTTGGATAATGAAGTCTACTAGGAAGATGAATTTCCCAATTTGCAGCAACATATCTTCAATCACTCCTTCAGAGTAGGCTATGTATCGATCCGCTAGTTGCAACATCATAGTGGTTGGTCTTCGAGATCCCAGGCCTAATTGCTGAACAAAGACAATGGCATAAGATTTATGCTCTCCCCCTAAATCACAAAAATCATGCCCCACATAGATATTACGAATTCGAACAGGGATGGTGATGTTGCTAGGATacttaagcttttgaggaagcttgtTTTGGACCCGTCAAGTGCACTCGTCAGTAAGTGCGACTTTCTTGAATTCAGTCAATCTcctcttgtgagccactatatcttttatgtacttagcATAATTTGGACTTTTGCAAAGTACATCTATCaatggaatattcaattgaacctgcctcaacatagagagaaatttgttgaactTGCGGTCATCATTCTTCTTCTGCAATATTTGGGGGAAAGGTGGTGGTGACCTTGCAACATTCACTAGCTTTGAACATGAATCATCTTTATTTGACTCATATGTTGCTTTAGGAATCAATTCTCCTTCAGGTATAGGCTTGTCCATTCTCTTCTTTAGCACTTCTTCTAATTCTCTCCAATTTCTGAGTGTAACTACATTAACTTAAGGATTCTTCTCTGTATCACTGGGAAGAGCGCCTGCAGGCCTAATATTTTGATTTGACTCTAATTACCCCATTTGTCTCTCAAGATTTCCGAAATTAGTCCTTAATTGTTGATTATCAAGAAACAACTTCTTCAACAAGTCATTCGAACTCTCTTCTATTTGTTTGGGTGGTTTCTGAGGTTGAataaaatttccttggggtctattATGATTCTGTGTCGGTTGATTTCCACCCTGGGAGAAGTTAGGATGACTCTTCCAATTGGGATTGTAAATGTTTCCATATTGTACATGCTGATTCATCGGACCTATGCTCTGTTGCCCCACATAGTAGATAGTTTTAGGAGTCATGGGGCACATATCACTCATGTGACCGTCACCACATAATTCGCAGAAACTAAAAATATGTTGTACATGTTGCATCTGTTGTGTTTGATGCATTGTCATTCTATTCATCTGATTTGCCAATTTTTCTATATATGCTCTCATGGTTGAGAAGTCATCAAGATCAATCACACCGACTGCTTTTTGTTTGATTGCTCTTTGCGATTCTCCATCTCCTagccaattatgatcattagcaaTGAAGTTGTTTAGTAGGAGTTGGATTTCACTCTACGATCTCGCCATGAAAATACCCTAGAGGCTGAATCAATATTCATCTTTGATGTCTTATCTAACCCATCAATAAAAGTATGACCCAACACCTCATCAGTCTGACAAAGATGCGGGCAATCTCTGAGCAGCTTCTTGTATCTTTCCTAAGCTTGACAAAGAGTCTCACCATCCCGTTATTGGAACCCAAGAATTTTGCTCCTCAGCGACTTTGTCTTCTTAGttgggaaaaacttgattaagaatttccttgctagatcatcccaagtgtggaATGAGTTCGCGGGGTCCTTTTGCAACCATTACTTAGCTTACCCTAGTAGTGAAAAAGGAAATAGTGTCATCCCGACGTAGCCCTTGGAAATGTTCGGATATTTGTAAGTGTCCATAATTTCCAGGAAGTTTTAAATGTTCCTCTGCGGATCTTCATGAGATAGACTCACATATTGCCTTgtggactgaatcaactgtaccATATACAGTTTGAGTTTAAAGTGACCTGTGATATCAATCTTCACAATAGCCAGAGTCATATTACCAAGATTGGGCCTTGCAGCTTCTATCACCGGACGCTCTTCATTACCTGCCATCTCTATTGGCTATGGTTGAACTATGTGTTCAACTCTCTTTCTATTCTAGTTCTAGCTTCAACTTCCCTCCTCACTTTGTGATGTATTCGCTCAATTTCAAGATCAATATAaaggagattgtttgtgcttctactcctctacattcaagagaagagcctgcaTTAACTCAAATGAggcaaatttaaaattaaaacttgaacaaataactaataaaagcttaactcagtcaagtagctaatttctaagtccttggcaacgacgccaaaaacttATTGCGACCAAACACACTcatgcaagtatacgtggtcgtcaAATAATaaagtagtgagtagagtatcgttcccacgaagacttatgattaacttttgACTAATTCAAACTTACAAAAATTATTGATTCAAGAGATTTCTCAAAATATGTAAGTGACTAATTTAATACCTAAGAAACTATCAAGCAATTAAAAAACTAGAAATCAACCACAACACTTAAGCAATTTCAAATAACAATCAGTAAGAGAGAGTATTCCAGGGTCATAGGCTAGTTAACAATCTTTTTGCGTTCTTGggttaaaatgactaattgaaTTATTTGGattgttgattgacagggttgatattactcataagaattTGTTGAGTTCTTACTCACATATTCAAGCTAACTTAATGCCTATAGGTCTATGGAATTAATACTAACAAGAATGCATACACAATTCctatatttcaaccaagcaagacaaTTAGGTATATTTCTATCCTAATTGTGAATATGTTCCCCGATGCctgggttcaagaacttgctctatttaattctatatgcaatctataATTCCTgctttcgagttcaactctagattcaaaaacaacaacaacaatagcccagtataatcccacttagtggggtctggggagggtagtgtgtacgcagaccttacccctaccctggggtagagagactgtttccaaatagacccacgacatccttccctccaagaacatcccaccttgctcttggggagactcgaactcacaacctctttgTTGGAAGTGGAGGCTGTttcaactctagattcgtagatagtatttcattGTTAGCTACTtatcaaaataatttaaaacaaaattaaataaacaacccaatatgataaactcAAACTCGTCAAATTAAACGTCAAACATCACAATCATGTAGCacccatgacccaagaatattaGGGTTCTTAACCACTCATGTTCATACAATaatcaaaaataatattttcaaagATAAAATCAATGAATACTAAAAGAAGaatggaagaattgatcaaatcTGGCTCCCGAGTGTTTCACACTTTTATTTTCCTCTCAAAGTTATGTCGTCCTCCAAATCATGTTTTTTGGTGTATTTATACCATGCAAAAACAAACCCAGATGAAGCGACCCTTTCTAAGCCGAAGTAGGAAACTACTCCGTGATTTTTGTACACTCGCGCCGCATGCCGCGACGCACTTGCGGAGATTATCAGCGGGCATGTATTTTTCCTGTCAAGCAAGGTTTTGACTTTCGTATCGCGCCCTGCAGCACCCCATGTGGCACGACAGTGTTGTTTTCTCAAAAGTAAAAATATTTTATCCTATTTTGACATCCAGACTTGGTATACGGCCttcgaacacgatcccgacttaaaTTATTGGgctcttactcagacttcaaagctccaaattgatcaaataagctccaaattaactttttagctcggaatcacttcctgcaaggcataaaacacgtacTAAGCATAATTCAATATTATTTAAGCTCGAACATACATAAAATGCAATAATTAGAGTGCAATACTATGACTAAAACACAAGTTTCTAGCCTACCATTAGTAGCGCAAAAGCGATGGAGTGACCGCAGAAGAGGTCCCGCGGGTGAGAGGAGGGGATCACATGCGCTCTAGGTTCAGAACTTAAGTGGACTTCATAGAAGCGCATATTTCTCCACAAAAGTGAAAGCTAGTGTGCTTGATGAGTCCGCAGATTCGAAAAGACTAGGTAGAAGGATTTTAAACGAAGGGTTTCGTGATTTCTCTCATTTTGCACTTTGAGAGCTCGACTATGGATATTTGAGAGTGTTTTGGATATAATTCAAGAGGTATGTGACTTTGTATCACTTTATCCATAAATATTGAATACCCATTAATTTTTACACCTATATTTTGTGTGTTTGAGGTGAAATTTTTGGACTATGTATTGGAGAGtaagatttggggatttgagggtcGATCTATGGTtggaattggatgattttggttTGTTTGGACTCCTAATTGATTGGGTGTTcaaattttgtgaattttgtcaagtTCCAAGGTATGAgtccggggttgactttttgaagATCTTAGCTTTATCGTATGGAATCGATTCTTATAGCTTGTATTGGTTATATTAAGTTGTTTGTGACTAGATTTGAGCCATTCGGAAGTTGATTCGCGAGGAAAATGTTAACTGCAACTATGTACCCAGTCACAATCCTTCAtctgcatatcatatctcaatctctgTTATCATTTGTTGTTACATCACATGTTATTATTACTTGGGTTAAGTAGTATGAGATTGTGAGCCttgagacttgagagattgatgattgaggtGGGCCTGAGAGACATGTTGTGGTATTATtgtggatcaggctgcacgtcgcagcatgCATTATTGCGTAATTTATTAttgtggatcgggttgtatgccaCAACAGGCCTTGTTGGCTTATTTATTACTGTGGATTGGACTGCACGCATGCAGTATGCCTTATATGCTTTATATTAGTGCTTGGGTAGGATCCGCCCCTCCTAAGTCTGACATACCAGTAGTGAGCGcaagctttatatatatatatatatacgtgatTTAGTTAGGGGCATTGATGCTAGGCATTCGTATAGTGCTGAGTGATTATGTTTGTGATTAGTGGGCATTTGAGATAGATAAATTAAGTACTCCAAGAGTGTGAGTATCTGAGAATATCACTATGATACCTTACTTTTgatatgtaggcatagagatgtactatTTCTCATGTTAGCTATACTGAGCTGAATATGGCATTTTTTGAGTTATTTACCGTCATTGTCATTATCTTACATATGTTATCATTATATTTTTCTCACCGTATCTTTCTAAGCTAGTCACTACTTTCAGCCCAAGGTTAGTCATGTTACGTATTAAGTATattgggtcagttgtactcatattacactctgcacttcgtgtgcagatccaggtacatctggACACGGTGATTGCTAGACCGTTGCCAGTACTTGCTTGGAGACTAAGGTAGTTGCTATGACGTCTTCAGACCTTGATACTCTTCCCTTTTATTTTCTTCAGTATTTTTCTATTAATCTCGTTGAAAGAGGACTAAAAATCATAAAGCGAGCGCAAAAATTCTAGCACAAATTGCTCTACCTCTAACATACTACAGGCTGGTTGTTTCCACCTCCTGTACAATGTTGAGCCTTAGGATTTGACGTCGGACTTAAAAATCCACCTACAAACGCTTTACGCCCAATAATTTCAGATAATGCTTGCATCCTTTATATTACCGCGACTGCTGGCATAGAGTTAGCCGATGCTTATTCCCCACATACCGTCGTTGCTTCTTCTCAAAGAAATGTTCACGTCCCGTGGCCTTCTACCTCCATGCAGCATTGCTCTATCTGGCTTTCACCCATTGCGAAAAATTCCCTATTACTGCCTCCCGTAAGAGTTTGTTGTACTAGAGTTTTGCCTTATGTTGATACTTAGTAGTGCTAATGTACTTGTTGACACTAAGTTTTGGGATGGTCGTAGTAGAGTTTTTGCTGTTTTTATCTGACATTTATTAGAATTTATGCTGTTAAGTTTATTAAAGCATGTTTTATTCAAATGTTTGGCTATTACGTGATTGTCgacttgcctagcaagtgtgtTAAGTACCATCACGGCatgttgggattttgggtcgtgacaagttggtatcaaataTATTAGAATATGTGACTTACTGCTTGAACTGtcatcactattggtggaggaggatgaagaaatatatagtggagtatgtagcttGGTACTTGAACTGTTAGCaagtgaagtacgagcatcaacAGTCAGGCGGTTTGCTTCAGAGAcctgagattcttgagtggaaagaggagagtgttaccatggacttcgttgttgggcttCCATAGACTTTGAAGAACTTTGTTGtcgtttgggttattgtggaccaATTGAaaaagtcagcacatttcatttcggttgtgactacctattcttcagagtggttgattgagatctatattcgtgatattgttcgtcttcatggtgtatTGGTGCCCATTATTTCTAATCGAGGCATGTAGttcacatcgcagttttggagagtagtgcagtgagagttgggcacatgcattgagttgagtacaacattccacccctagatggacggacagtccgagtgcactattcaaattTTATAGAATATGATACACGCTTGTGTTATGGATTTCGGGGGTTTCttaggatcagtttctactgcttgtagagtttgcctacaacaacagctaccaatcgagtattcagatggcccattatgaggccttatatgggagatGGTATCGATCTCCAATTGGTCGGTTTAAACCGGGGGAGGCTAGGTTGTTGTGTACTGATTTGGTTGATGCCTTGGAGAAAGTCAATTTGATTTAGGATTGGCTTCGTACAacacagtctagacagaagagctaTATTGATCGGAAGGCTCGTGATGTTGCATATCTAGTGGGTGAGAAGGTTTTTCTTTGAGTTTCGCCTGTGAAGGATGTGATGAGGTTTGGggagaagggaaagttgagccctcggtatattggcccatttgaggtgcttgtgaggattggagaggtggcctacaagcttgcattgccacctagtctATTGGGTGCCTTACctagtgtttcatgtttctatactcTGGAAGTATTATGGTGACTCGTCATATATTTTGGACTTGAGCACGGTTTAGTTAGATagggatttgacttatgatatagAGCTGGTGTCCATATTTGGTCGAcaggttagaaagttgagatcaaagaatttAGCTTCAGTGAAAGTTCTGGAGAGGCCACCCAGTCGAGGAGGCTacttaggagaccgagcgggatatgcggactagatatccacacctatttgagactccgtGTATGATTCTaacatgttcgaggacgaacatttgtttaagaaggGAAAAATGTAATGACTCGGATGGTTGTTTCATGTATTCTAGCCTTGATCCCCAATTATTCATTTCTTCTATGTTCATTTGTGTCTATGTGACTTtccggggtggttggtttggttctgGGTATGTTTCGGAACCAAGGTTGAAAGTTTAAGTTCAAAGAGTTGATCAGAGTTTAACTTTTGTGTACAAAaccttggaatggaattttgatggttctgatagcttCTATGGTGATATTAGACTTAGTAGTATGTCCAGATATCGATTTGGAGGCATGTATGTCATtttagcttgaattggcaaacatttggaaagttgaaggtttgaaaGGCTAAAAGGCTTGACCTAGAGTTTAATTTGTTGATATCGGTCTCGAATTTTGGTTCCGGTAGTTGGAATGggtttgttgtgtcatttatgacttgtgtgaaaaatttgaggtcaattggagttGGTTTTATAGGTTTCAGCA contains:
- the LOC138886022 gene encoding uncharacterized protein — protein: MAGNEERPVIEAARPNLGNMTLAIVKIDITGDGESQRAIKQKAVGVIDLDDFSTMRAYIEKLANQMNRMTMHQTQQMQHVQHIFSFCELCGDGHMSDMCPMTPKTIYYVGQQSIGPMNQHVQYGNIYNPNWKSHPNFSQGGNQPTQNHNRPQGNFIQPQKPPKQIEESSNDLLKKLFLDNQQLRTNFGNLERQMGNWRELEEVLKKRMDKPIPEGELIPKATYESNKDDSCSKLVNVARSPPPFPQILQKKNDDRKFNKFLSMLRQQLGLGSRRPTTMMLQLADRYIAYSEGVIEDMLLQIGKFIFLVDFIIQDYKADEQVPIILGQPLLATCDAIIKEEKMLRVLRERKRAIGWTMFDIRGISPAFCKHKIPMEDGHEPNEKYHYMVREGIVLGHKVSKNGLRVDKARVEAIEKLPPPTSVKGICSFLGHASFYRRFIKDSSKISSPFCRLLEKYIPFKFYDACLKEFEELK